A single Xylella taiwanensis DNA region contains:
- a CDS encoding PilN domain-containing protein gives MSTWWGSLRWFGVNIAPGVDGFWQWWRQSLLAWLPVRCRVQMGLVPERLLLSLQADGLHLVRQSGDVLEPLVQVPWPITPQELTGVLLPKLKILPRHWLLPAASALRRSLRLPVAAAQRLHDVVRFEIDRQTPFHAEQVYYDVRLLQKHDDAQLETELVVVPRRLVDGPDGVPTEWGVTLAGIDVADVQGQPLDVNLLPPVQRRRFLDPMRRWNLVLVAVALLWTATAGALLLNNRIRVAEELHMHVQTHTASARRVAAERQQLIALVDGMRFLDERRAARPRAIEIWDELSRRLPNGTYLEKFAIEDGQLHLMGMSNEASSLVRRLEGCRLWRTPSLTSVLQSNVGSSVDRFVITAELTGVVPMKEAADGHAQR, from the coding sequence ATGAGCACATGGTGGGGGAGTCTGAGGTGGTTCGGGGTAAATATTGCCCCCGGCGTTGATGGATTCTGGCAATGGTGGCGGCAGTCGCTGTTGGCTTGGTTGCCAGTGCGCTGCCGTGTGCAGATGGGGCTGGTGCCAGAGCGTCTCCTGCTTTCTCTACAGGCAGATGGCTTGCACTTGGTACGTCAGTCTGGCGATGTACTTGAACCGCTGGTACAGGTGCCGTGGCCGATCACCCCTCAGGAACTGACCGGGGTGTTATTACCGAAGTTGAAGATACTACCGCGGCACTGGTTGCTGCCTGCGGCCAGTGCGCTGCGTCGATCGTTGCGTTTACCTGTCGCGGCGGCGCAGCGTCTGCATGACGTGGTGCGCTTCGAGATCGATCGTCAAACGCCTTTCCACGCCGAGCAGGTCTATTACGATGTGCGTCTATTGCAAAAGCATGACGATGCTCAATTGGAAACGGAGTTGGTTGTGGTGCCACGGCGTTTGGTTGACGGTCCTGACGGTGTGCCTACGGAATGGGGCGTCACTCTGGCGGGTATCGATGTGGCTGATGTCCAGGGCCAACCGTTGGATGTGAATTTGTTGCCGCCCGTGCAGCGGCGGCGGTTCCTTGACCCGATGCGACGTTGGAATCTGGTTTTGGTCGCAGTTGCGCTGTTGTGGACTGCTACTGCCGGGGCACTGTTGTTGAATAATCGCATTCGTGTGGCTGAGGAGCTGCACATGCATGTGCAGACTCATACCGCCAGTGCACGGCGCGTTGCGGCTGAACGTCAGCAGTTGATCGCGCTGGTTGACGGTATGCGCTTCCTTGATGAACGCCGCGCTGCGCGCCCGAGAGCAATCGAAATCTGGGACGAATTGAGCCGACGCCTGCCGAACGGCACCTATTTGGAAAAATTTGCGATTGAGGACGGACAATTGCATCTGATGGGCATGAGTAATGAGGCATCCTCGTTGGTGCGTCGCCTGGAAGGTTGCAGATTATGGCGCACGCCCTCATTGACCAGTGTGCTGCAGAGTAATGTGGGAAGCAGTGTAGACCGTTTCGTCATCACCGCAGAATTGACTGGCGTGGTTCCGATGAAGGAGGCTGCTGATGGCCATGCACAACGTTAA
- a CDS encoding general secretion pathway protein GspK — MDTDLYRRMLPNVTIYSGNLKPDVRCAPAPVLAQRQQFFASDASKQTGSGTYSIESKVRLVQGREAMLSAVFRMGSVRIPVMTYTILRWKERVVWQ, encoded by the coding sequence ATGGATACGGATCTGTATCGGCGGATGCTGCCTAACGTCACCATCTACAGTGGGAACTTGAAGCCAGATGTACGTTGTGCGCCAGCACCGGTGCTGGCCCAGCGTCAGCAGTTTTTTGCATCAGATGCGAGCAAACAGACGGGCAGTGGCACCTATAGTATTGAGAGCAAGGTACGCTTGGTTCAGGGACGCGAAGCCATGTTAAGCGCGGTCTTCCGTATGGGTAGTGTTCGCATACCGGTAATGACCTACACCATTTTGCGTTGGAAAGAGAGAGTGGTATGGCAATGA
- a CDS encoding general secretion pathway protein GspK: MMRARGAALIVVLWLVALLTAMIGVFALSARIEHLQGSVLVSGAQAQEVARAGLEYAVSRLQGSNPTQVPWILDGRSYDWRYADATLQMRMSDESGKVDLNVADLQLLTALIRALGVDVERAARLAGAIIDWRDTDHLVSPGGAEDPDYAAAGLPYGAKDSPFESIGELRLVLGMDTDLYRRMLPNVTIYSGNLKPDVRCAPAPVLTALGQDVGAVLAQRQQFFASDASKQKGSGTYSIESKVRLAQGRGAMLRAVVRMGSARIPGMTYTILRWEEGVALQ; the protein is encoded by the coding sequence GTGATGCGCGCTCGCGGCGCTGCATTGATCGTGGTGTTATGGCTGGTAGCGCTGTTGACGGCCATGATTGGTGTGTTCGCACTCTCAGCCCGGATCGAACACCTGCAGGGTTCGGTTCTGGTGAGTGGTGCGCAGGCCCAGGAAGTCGCACGCGCCGGGCTGGAATACGCGGTGTCTCGGCTGCAGGGCAGCAATCCGACCCAGGTGCCTTGGATCCTTGATGGACGCTCCTACGATTGGCGTTACGCCGATGCCACGCTGCAGATGCGGATGAGTGATGAGAGCGGTAAGGTCGATTTGAACGTTGCTGATCTGCAACTGTTAACCGCTTTGATTCGTGCATTGGGTGTTGACGTTGAGCGTGCTGCGCGGCTGGCTGGAGCAATCATTGATTGGCGCGATACCGATCACTTGGTGTCGCCTGGTGGTGCTGAAGATCCAGATTATGCTGCGGCTGGTCTGCCCTATGGAGCGAAGGACAGTCCTTTCGAGAGCATCGGTGAATTGCGTTTGGTATTAGGTATGGATACGGATCTGTATCGGCGGATGTTGCCTAACGTCACCATCTACAGTGGGAACTTGAAGCCAGATGTACGTTGTGCGCCTGCCCCGGTGCTGACCGCATTGGGGCAGGACGTTGGGGCGGTGCTGGCCCAGCGTCAGCAGTTTTTTGCGTCAGATGCGAGCAAACAGAAGGGCAGTGGCACCTACAGTATTGAGAGCAAGGTACGATTGGCTCAGGGACGCGGAGCCATGTTACGCGCAGTCGTCCGCATGGGCAGTGCTCGCATACCGGGAATGACCTACACCATTTTGCGTTGGGAAGAGGGAGTGGCATTGCAATGA
- a CDS encoding type II secretion system protein J yields MRRMRGFSLIEVLLATVLLASGLTLAFVTLHSVSIVSRRNEALASRNERMRAVELFLRRRLMSALPLAMAEDKERQVPLLFMGEAQRMRFVADVPDYLGRGGPYLHDINVAESGAQRQLRIALTMLQPAKTVQDDVSLPPELLVDGLHEVHFRYRGWDQERHQLGPWLSTWPSPDQLPVLVAVQIKDDIALWPTLVVALMQSGAEGVN; encoded by the coding sequence ATGAGGCGGATGCGTGGTTTCAGCCTGATTGAAGTGCTTTTGGCGACAGTACTACTGGCGAGCGGTCTTACGTTGGCTTTTGTTACGTTGCACTCGGTCAGCATAGTGAGCCGACGCAATGAGGCGCTCGCTTCCCGCAACGAGCGTATGCGGGCAGTGGAGTTGTTTTTGCGGCGGCGTTTGATGAGCGCATTACCGTTGGCGATGGCGGAAGATAAGGAGCGGCAGGTGCCGTTGTTGTTCATGGGGGAGGCGCAGCGGATGCGTTTTGTCGCTGATGTACCGGATTATCTCGGCCGTGGTGGTCCTTACTTACACGATATTAATGTGGCCGAGAGTGGGGCGCAGCGCCAACTGCGTATCGCACTGACCATGTTGCAACCCGCTAAGACTGTTCAGGATGATGTGTCCTTGCCGCCGGAACTGCTTGTTGATGGCCTGCACGAAGTGCATTTCCGCTATCGCGGTTGGGATCAGGAGCGTCATCAACTTGGCCCTTGGCTGTCTACTTGGCCATCTCCGGATCAATTGCCAGTTTTAGTTGCTGTGCAGATCAAAGATGATATTGCGTTGTGGCCAACACTGGTTGTGGCGCTGATGCAGTCTGGAGCCGAGGGAGTGAACTAG
- the xpsI gene encoding type II secretion system protein XpsI, whose protein sequence is MKCQRGYSLLEVILAFAILALALSFLLGTLTSATRQVHRADLASHATLYAQSLLAQQGIAVPLRLQHQEGEFENGRFRWMLETRPYDNSPPSSDGARLLELILSVRWGDGPDQSLQWRTLRFVRLQSRGDEP, encoded by the coding sequence ATGAAGTGTCAGCGTGGTTACAGTTTGCTGGAAGTGATCCTGGCGTTTGCGATTCTCGCGTTGGCGCTGAGCTTCCTGCTCGGCACACTGACAAGTGCAACCCGCCAGGTGCATCGTGCTGATTTGGCCTCGCATGCGACGTTGTACGCGCAGTCGTTGCTCGCCCAACAAGGGATCGCTGTGCCGCTGCGTTTACAACACCAGGAGGGCGAGTTTGAAAACGGCCGTTTTCGTTGGATGTTAGAGACTCGACCCTATGACAATTCACCACCTTCATCTGATGGTGCCCGATTGCTGGAATTGATCCTTTCAGTGCGCTGGGGCGATGGTCCTGATCAATCTTTGCAGTGGCGGACATTGCGTTTTGTGCGTCTGCAATCCCGTGGGGACGAACCATGA
- the xpsH gene encoding type II secretion system protein XpsH, with amino-acid sequence MLSRSVPLRCQQSRCAAMYAHGVSLLEMLLVIGLIALISVLAVAVLAGGMDGVQLRSSGKQLAAQLRYTRTLALATGTAQRFTIDPQRRRWQAPNGHRGELPGELQIRFIGAHQLQTPSGEGVIQFFDDGASSGGRIDLEIKGAYWRIDVGWITGEVRSGPLRTSAAL; translated from the coding sequence ATGTTGTCTCGCTCTGTTCCATTGCGTTGTCAGCAGTCTCGATGTGCGGCGATGTATGCACATGGTGTTTCATTGTTGGAAATGCTACTGGTGATTGGTTTGATCGCGCTGATCAGTGTGCTTGCTGTTGCGGTGTTGGCGGGTGGCATGGACGGTGTTCAGCTGCGCAGCAGTGGCAAGCAACTCGCTGCGCAGCTGCGTTATACACGTACCCTGGCGTTGGCTACGGGGACCGCGCAGCGCTTTACGATCGATCCACAGCGACGGCGATGGCAGGCACCGAATGGCCATCGCGGCGAACTGCCTGGTGAATTGCAGATTCGTTTCATTGGTGCGCACCAGTTGCAAACGCCATCGGGCGAGGGCGTGATTCAGTTCTTCGACGATGGTGCTTCCAGCGGTGGACGTATCGATCTGGAGATCAAGGGGGCGTATTGGCGTATTGATGTGGGCTGGATCACAGGCGAGGTGCGTTCCGGTCCGCTGCGAACGTCTGCAGCATTATGA
- the gspG gene encoding type II secretion system major pseudopilin GspG — MVNRRSITCSPAQMRQAGMSLLEIIIVIVLIGGVIAFVGSRVLGGADRGKANLVKSQIQTLAGKIENYQLDTGKLPGGLNDLVIPPGGVSNWLGPYAKPAELNDPWGHAIQYHVPGEGRPFDLISLGKDGKPGGSSYDADIKYE; from the coding sequence ATGGTAAACCGACGCTCTATCACGTGTAGTCCAGCGCAGATGCGCCAAGCTGGTATGAGTCTGCTGGAGATCATCATCGTCATTGTATTGATCGGTGGGGTGATCGCATTTGTTGGCAGTCGTGTGCTTGGTGGTGCTGATCGTGGCAAGGCCAATCTGGTCAAGTCGCAGATTCAAACCTTGGCGGGAAAAATTGAGAACTATCAGCTCGACACGGGTAAGTTGCCAGGCGGGTTGAACGATTTAGTGATTCCCCCTGGTGGTGTGAGCAATTGGCTCGGTCCCTATGCTAAACCTGCTGAATTGAACGATCCCTGGGGGCATGCGATTCAGTACCATGTGCCTGGTGAGGGTCGGCCATTTGATCTAATCAGCCTGGGCAAGGATGGTAAACCTGGAGGATCTAGCTACGATGCCGACATCAAGTACGAATAA
- the xpsF gene encoding type II secretion system protein XpsF has protein sequence MPLYRYKALDVRGDVLEGQMEAVSEAEVAAWLQEQGHLPVETRLSTGEVGRPLLRNLLSEKPFSGLGLIHFTQQLATLLGAGQPLDRALSILTDLPDNEKSRRIIGDIYDIVRGGTPLSIALERQHGVFSRLYVTMARAGESGGNMHETLQRLADYLERNQVVRAKVINALIYPVILIFVVGGALAFLLGYVVPQFGAMYESLDVVLPWFTRGVLGLGHFIGAWWFLLLVAICTGVILVERKRRDVAFRARFDTWLLRQRLLGTLIAKLETARLARTLGTLLRNGVPLLSALGISRNVLSNAALVDDLGIVAEDVKNGLGLAGALARGKRFPRLAVQMIQVGEESGTLDTMLLKAASAFEQETTVMIDRLLAALVPAITLVMAMIIAVVILSVLVPLYDLTNSIG, from the coding sequence ATGCCGTTGTATCGCTATAAGGCGCTGGACGTGCGTGGTGATGTCTTGGAAGGCCAGATGGAAGCAGTCAGCGAAGCCGAGGTGGCTGCGTGGCTGCAGGAACAGGGACATTTGCCTGTTGAGACGCGTTTGTCTACCGGGGAGGTGGGAAGACCGTTATTGCGTAATCTGCTGAGTGAGAAGCCGTTCTCTGGTCTCGGCCTGATCCACTTTACTCAACAGTTGGCGACGTTGCTTGGCGCTGGTCAGCCCCTGGATCGTGCGCTCTCGATCTTGACCGATCTTCCGGATAATGAGAAAAGCCGCCGTATTATTGGCGACATTTACGACATCGTGCGTGGCGGTACTCCGTTGTCCATTGCACTGGAACGCCAGCATGGTGTGTTTTCGAGATTGTATGTGACGATGGCACGCGCTGGTGAGAGTGGCGGCAATATGCACGAGACCCTGCAGCGGCTGGCTGACTATCTGGAGCGCAATCAGGTGGTGCGTGCCAAAGTGATCAATGCGTTGATTTACCCAGTGATCCTGATTTTTGTGGTTGGCGGCGCGCTTGCCTTTCTACTTGGCTATGTTGTCCCGCAATTTGGTGCGATGTATGAGAGTTTAGATGTGGTGCTACCGTGGTTTACACGGGGGGTCTTGGGATTGGGCCACTTCATTGGTGCTTGGTGGTTCTTACTGTTAGTGGCGATTTGCACAGGGGTGATTCTTGTTGAGCGTAAGCGACGGGATGTTGCATTCCGTGCGAGGTTCGATACGTGGTTACTGCGTCAACGTCTATTGGGTACGCTCATTGCCAAGTTGGAGACTGCTCGGTTGGCACGTACATTGGGCACGTTGCTGCGTAACGGTGTGCCTTTGCTAAGTGCGTTGGGGATTTCCCGCAACGTGTTGTCTAATGCGGCGTTGGTTGATGATCTCGGTATCGTTGCTGAAGATGTGAAAAACGGGCTGGGATTGGCAGGAGCGTTGGCGCGTGGTAAGCGTTTCCCACGCTTGGCGGTGCAGATGATCCAGGTTGGTGAGGAGTCCGGTACACTGGATACGATGCTGCTCAAGGCGGCAAGCGCCTTTGAGCAGGAGACCACGGTGATGATTGATCGCTTGCTCGCCGCGCTGGTGCCAGCCATTACGCTGGTGATGGCGATGATCATCGCTGTGGTGATTCTGTCGGTCCTGGTGCCGTTGTACGACCTGACCAATTCAATTGGCTGA
- the gspE gene encoding type II secretion system ATPase GspE translates to MQVAVENVSVEASIIDALLQRRCLKDSDLYRARQLQAESGVGLLPLLGRLGLVSERDHAEVCAAVMGLLLIEVRQLPDTPPDLSTEVQALSIRFLKQFHLCPLAEHGGVLELCVADPFNTYAIEALRLATGASLQLCIGLRSEIDDLVERWYGQGRSVMGMIVEATDGDAAPADDIETLRDLASEAPVIRLVNLVIQRAVELRASDIHIEPFENRLKVRYRVDGVLIDAESPPSKLAAAVISRVKIMAKLNIAERRLPQDGRIMLRVQGKELDLRVSVVPTAHGESVVMRLLDRETVVFDFQKLGFADELFTKFRRVLEMPHGILLVTGPTGSGKTTTLYTVLNRLNTTGVKIITVEDPVEYQIEGINQIQAKPQIGLDFAGALRSIVRQDPDIIMIGEMRDLETARIAIQSALTGHLVLSTLHTNNAAGGLTRLLDMGVEDYLLTSTINGVLAQRLVRRLEPTHAERYLASPEQIARFDLRRLQPEGDIYLYRPRTSTLAPTGYLGRTAIVEFLIMDDTLRRAVIRRAGIGELEEIARQAGMRTMYEDGLIKALCGETTIEEVLRVTEEG, encoded by the coding sequence ATGCAGGTTGCTGTCGAAAATGTGAGTGTGGAGGCATCCATCATTGATGCGTTGTTGCAGCGTCGCTGCTTGAAAGACAGCGATCTGTACCGCGCACGTCAATTGCAGGCTGAATCTGGTGTTGGATTGTTGCCTTTACTTGGTCGTCTTGGCTTGGTTTCTGAACGCGATCACGCTGAAGTGTGTGCCGCGGTGATGGGCTTGTTGTTGATTGAGGTACGACAATTGCCCGATACGCCACCGGATCTCTCGACGGAAGTACAGGCACTGTCCATTCGCTTTCTCAAACAGTTCCATCTATGCCCACTTGCTGAGCATGGTGGCGTGCTGGAACTGTGCGTCGCCGATCCATTTAATACGTACGCGATCGAGGCGCTGCGCCTTGCCACGGGGGCATCATTGCAACTGTGCATCGGTCTACGTTCCGAAATTGACGACTTGGTCGAGCGCTGGTATGGCCAGGGCCGTAGCGTCATGGGAATGATTGTGGAGGCTACTGATGGCGATGCTGCGCCCGCAGATGATATCGAGACTTTGCGCGATCTTGCCTCTGAAGCACCGGTGATTCGGCTGGTGAACTTGGTGATCCAGCGCGCGGTCGAACTGCGTGCTTCCGATATCCACATCGAACCATTCGAGAATCGGCTGAAGGTGCGCTATCGCGTCGATGGCGTGTTGATTGATGCGGAGAGTCCGCCATCCAAGCTGGCTGCTGCGGTGATTTCGCGTGTGAAGATCATGGCTAAACTTAACATTGCCGAACGCCGCTTACCCCAGGATGGGCGAATCATGTTGCGTGTTCAGGGCAAAGAGCTGGATCTCCGAGTGAGTGTCGTCCCGACTGCACATGGTGAGAGCGTGGTCATGCGCCTGCTCGACCGTGAGACGGTGGTATTCGATTTTCAGAAGCTTGGTTTTGCCGACGAGTTATTCACCAAATTTCGTCGTGTGCTAGAGATGCCTCATGGCATCTTGTTGGTCACTGGTCCGACTGGATCTGGCAAGACCACCACACTGTATACCGTGTTAAATCGCCTCAATACCACGGGCGTCAAGATTATTACGGTTGAGGACCCGGTTGAATACCAGATCGAAGGCATCAATCAGATCCAGGCCAAACCGCAGATCGGCCTGGACTTTGCTGGCGCATTACGCAGCATTGTGCGCCAGGACCCAGACATCATCATGATTGGTGAAATGCGAGATCTGGAAACTGCGCGCATTGCGATCCAGTCTGCGTTGACTGGTCACTTGGTCCTGTCTACCTTGCACACTAATAATGCTGCCGGCGGTCTTACCCGATTGCTTGACATGGGTGTGGAGGATTACTTGTTGACTTCCACCATCAATGGTGTTTTGGCCCAGCGTCTGGTGCGTCGCTTGGAGCCTACGCATGCTGAGCGTTACCTTGCCTCGCCAGAACAGATCGCGCGTTTCGATTTGCGCCGTCTACAGCCAGAGGGCGATATTTATCTGTACCGGCCGCGCACCTCAACACTGGCGCCAACAGGGTATCTGGGTCGCACGGCGATTGTCGAATTTCTGATCATGGATGACACGCTGCGCCGCGCGGTGATACGCCGCGCTGGTATAGGCGAGTTAGAGGAGATCGCGCGTCAGGCAGGCATGCGTACCATGTACGAGGACGGTCTGATCAAAGCCCTGTGTGGTGAGACCACGATTGAGGAAGTGTTACGCGTGACGGAGGAAGGTTGA